The Camelus ferus isolate YT-003-E chromosome 4, BCGSAC_Cfer_1.0, whole genome shotgun sequence genome has a segment encoding these proteins:
- the CYLC2 gene encoding LOW QUALITY PROTEIN: cylicin-2 (The sequence of the model RefSeq protein was modified relative to this genomic sequence to represent the inferred CDS: inserted 1 base in 1 codon), protein MSVPRFQKINFGTYDNYIPVSELSKKSWNQQHFTLLFPKPPRPGTKRRSKPSQLRDNTVPKYDEEKLKEGHRRPLWMHRSLMKISERPSVYLAARRQPQQKSIRRPGEDAKATEVTKKKDPKKGKESATESEDEKAGAKKDSKKDKKGSKKGKESATESESEKGEAKKDSKKDKKGAKKGKESATESEGEKGDAKKDSKKDKKGAKKGKESATESEGEKGDAKKDSKKDKKGAKKGKESASESEGEKKDGKKDKEGKKDSKKPDEKGDESKDKKDSKKKENKKDKKDEKKPSEADSGPKDASKKDAKKDAKKEAKKDAKKDTETESAESKKDAKXDAKKDAKKDAKKDAKKEAKKGK, encoded by the exons ATGTCTGTACCAAGATT ccaaaaaataaactttgggaCATATGATAATTACATTCCAG TCAGTGAATTAAGCAAAAAATCATGGAATCAGCAGCACTTTACCCTGCTATTTCCCAAGCCACCACGGCCAGGAACAAAAAGGAGATCAAAACCTTCCCAACTACGTGACAATACAGTTCCT aaatatgaTGAAGAGAAATTAAAGGAAGGTCATAGACGACCATTATGGATGCACCGTTCTTTAATGAAAATTTCTGAGAGACCATCTGTTTATTTAGCTGCCAGAAGGCAGCCTCAACAGAAATCAATTCGTCGCCCTGGGGAGGATGCTAAAGCAACAGAGGTA acaaagaaaaaagatccaAAGAAGGGCAAGGAGTCAGCTACAGAATCTGAAGATGAAAAAGCAGGTGCAAAGAAAGATtctaaaaaagacaagaaaggtTCAAAGAAGGGTAAAGAGTCAGCTACAGAAtcagaaagtgaaaaaggagaagcAAAGAAAGATTCCAAGAAAGATAAGAAAGGTGCAAAGAAGGGCAAAGAGTCAGCTACAGAATCAGAAGGTGAAAAAGGAGATGCAAAGAAAGATTCCAAGAAAG ataagaaaggtGCAAAGAAGGGCAAAGAGTCAGCTACAGAATCAGAAGGTGAAAAAGGAGATGCAAAGAAAGATTCCAAGAAAGATAAGAAAGGTGCAAAGAAGGGCAAAGAGTCAGCTTCGGAATCAGAAGGTGAAAAGAAAGATGGCAAAAAAgataaggaagggaaaaaggattCGAAGAAACCTGATGAGAAAGGTGATGAGTCAAAGGACAAGAAAGATTCAAAGAAGaaggagaataaaaaagataagaaagatgaaaagaagccCAGTGAGGCAGACAGTGGACCAAAGGATGCTTCCAAGAAAGATGCCAAGAAAGATGCCAagaaagaagccaagaaagaTGCCAAAAAAGACACTGAAACAGAATCTGCTGAATCAAAGAAGGATGCCA AAGATGCCAAGAAGGATGCCAAGAAGGATGCCAAGAAGGATGCTAAGAAGGAAGCCAAGAAGGGCAAGTAG